A genomic region of Jaculus jaculus isolate mJacJac1 chromosome 10, mJacJac1.mat.Y.cur, whole genome shotgun sequence contains the following coding sequences:
- the LOC101610829 gene encoding glutathione S-transferase kappa 1-like → MGPVPRTLELFYDVLSPYSWLGFEVLCRYQHLWNVQLQLRPCLFKEILKESGNKPPLVPRKAQYMASDLRLLKQHFQVPIHMPKDFFPTVLRKGSVSAMHFLTAVNMEQPEMLEKVSRELWMRIWSRDEDITEPGSILAAAEKAGLAAEQARGLLEKISTAPVKNQLRETIEAACKYGAFGVPVTVVHMDGQTHMLFGSDRLELLAHLLGEKWMGPAPPGVSAQI, encoded by the exons ATGGGGCCCGTCCCGCGCACCCTGGAGCTCTTCTACGACGTGCTGTCCCCCTACTCCTGGCTGGGCTTCGAG GTCCTATGCAGGTACCAGCACCTCTGGAACGTCCAGCTGCAGTTGCGGCCCTGCCTCTTTAAGGAGATCTTGAAAGAAAGTG GAAACAAACCGCCCCTGGTTCCTCGCAAAGCCCAGTACATGGCCAGTGACCTTCGACTCCTGAAACAGCATTTCCAGGTTCCCATCCACATGCCCAAGGATTTCTTTCCTACCGTTCTTCGCAAAG GAAGTGTATCTGCCATGCACTTCCTCACCGCTGTGAACATGGAGCAGCCAGAGATGCTAGAGAAGGTGTCCAGGGAGCTGTGGATGCGCATCTGGTCCCGG GATGAAGACATCACGGAGCCCGGGAGCATCCTGGCT GCTGCAGAAAAGGCAGGTTTGGCTGCAGAGCAAGCTCGAGGCCTTCTGGAGAAGATCTCCACAGCACCGGTGAAGAACCAGCTCCGAGAGACCATCGAGGCAGCCTGCAAATATGGG GCCTTTGGGGTGCCCGTCACTGTGGTCCACATGGATGGCCAAACCCACATGTTGTTTGGCTCTGACCGTTTGGAGTTGCTGGCTCACCTGCTGG GAGAGAAGTGGATGGGTCCAGCCCCTCCAGGTGTAAGTGCCCAGATTTAG
- the LOC101608225 gene encoding glutathione S-transferase kappa 1 isoform X2, translated as MGPVPRTLELFYDVLSPYSWLGFEVLCRYQHLWNVQLQLRPCLISGIMKDSGNKAPALVPRKAQYMASDLRLLKQHFQVPIHMPKDFFATILGKGSVSAMRFLTAVNMEQPEMLEKVSRELWMRVWSRAAEKAGLAAEQARGLLEKISTAPVKNQLRETTEAACKYGAFGVPVTVVHMDGQTHMLFGSDRLELLAHLLGEKWMGPVPPTVNARL; from the exons ATGGGGCCCGTCCCGCGCACCCTGGAGCTCTTCTACGACGTGCTGTCCCCCTACTCCTGGCTGGGCTTCGAG GTCCTATGCAGGTACCAGCACCTCTGGAACGTCCAGCTGCAGTTGCGGCCCTGCCTCATTTCTGGGATCATGAAAGACAGCG GGAACAAAGCACCAGCTCTGGTTCCTCGCAAAGCCCAGTACATGGCCAGTGACCTTCGACTCCTGAAGCAGCATTTCCAGGTTCCCATCCATATGCCCAAGGATTTCTTTGCTACCATTCTTGGCAAAG GAAGTGTATCTGCCATGCGCTTCCTCACCGCTGTGAACATGGAGCAGCCAGAGATGCTAGAGAAGGTGTCCAGGGAGCTGTGGATGCGCGTCTGGTCCCGG GCTGCAGAAAAGGCAGGTTTGGCTGCAGAGCAAGCTCGAGGCCTTCTGGAGAAGATCTCCACAGCACCAGTGAAGAACCAGCTCAGAGAGACCACCGAGGCAGCCTGCAAATACGGG GCCTTTGGGGTGCCCGTCACTGTGGTCCACATGGATGGCCAAACCCACATGTTATTTGGCTCTGACCGTTTGGAGTTGCTGGCTCACCTGCTGG GAGAGAAGTGGATGGGTCCCGTGCCCCCAACTGTGAATGCCAGACTTTAA
- the LOC101608225 gene encoding glutathione S-transferase kappa 1 isoform X1, translated as MGPVPRTLELFYDVLSPYSWLGFEVLCRYQHLWNVQLQLRPCLISGIMKDSGNKAPALVPRKAQYMASDLRLLKQHFQVPIHMPKDFFATILGKGSVSAMRFLTAVNMEQPEMLEKVSRELWMRVWSRDEDITEPGSILAAAEKAGLAAEQARGLLEKISTAPVKNQLRETTEAACKYGAFGVPVTVVHMDGQTHMLFGSDRLELLAHLLGEKWMGPVPPTVNARL; from the exons ATGGGGCCCGTCCCGCGCACCCTGGAGCTCTTCTACGACGTGCTGTCCCCCTACTCCTGGCTGGGCTTCGAG GTCCTATGCAGGTACCAGCACCTCTGGAACGTCCAGCTGCAGTTGCGGCCCTGCCTCATTTCTGGGATCATGAAAGACAGCG GGAACAAAGCACCAGCTCTGGTTCCTCGCAAAGCCCAGTACATGGCCAGTGACCTTCGACTCCTGAAGCAGCATTTCCAGGTTCCCATCCATATGCCCAAGGATTTCTTTGCTACCATTCTTGGCAAAG GAAGTGTATCTGCCATGCGCTTCCTCACCGCTGTGAACATGGAGCAGCCAGAGATGCTAGAGAAGGTGTCCAGGGAGCTGTGGATGCGCGTCTGGTCCCGG GATGAAGACATCACGGAGCCCGGGAGCATCCTGGCT GCTGCAGAAAAGGCAGGTTTGGCTGCAGAGCAAGCTCGAGGCCTTCTGGAGAAGATCTCCACAGCACCAGTGAAGAACCAGCTCAGAGAGACCACCGAGGCAGCCTGCAAATACGGG GCCTTTGGGGTGCCCGTCACTGTGGTCCACATGGATGGCCAAACCCACATGTTATTTGGCTCTGACCGTTTGGAGTTGCTGGCTCACCTGCTGG GAGAGAAGTGGATGGGTCCCGTGCCCCCAACTGTGAATGCCAGACTTTAA
- the Tmem139 gene encoding transmembrane protein 139 isoform X1 yields the protein MNYGTAGDPAGDLGGAMVPSQLWGKLKKPFLLLGSSSLLLGLALLALEPKVSPVAYVFFCLAGFFFLACLLACCLEWGLQAMQRTMQTESPGVLGNARDNEAFEVPTYEQVVVVLDSQPQGHPQVLDQPPPYNSVVIAPGLEVGPCQPQASSTGRLERRVGSEGTMTGKANPGRALRLRGPRVVSTAPDLQSLRAPPKMEPLTPPPAYEVCFAHPDDDDVFYEDNWTLH from the exons ATGAACTATGGAACTGCTGGAGACCCTGCAG GTGACCTGGGAGGGGCCATGGTGCCAAGCCAGTTGTGGGGGAAACTGAAGAAGCCATTTCTCTTGCTGGGTAGTTCCTCCCTCCTGCTGGGGCTGGCTCTGCTGGCCTTAGAGCCCAAGGTGTCCCCTGTTGCTTATGTCTTCTTCTGCTTAGCTGGCTTCTTCTTTCTTGCCTGCCTGCTGGCCTGTTGTCTGGAATGGGGCCTCCAAGCAATGCAGAGAACCATGCAGACCGAGAGCCCAGGGGTCCTGGGCAATGCACG GGACAATGAAGCTTTTGAAGTGCCAACCTATGAACAGGTCGTGGTGGTGTTGGATTCCCAACCACAGGGCCACCCTCAAGTGTTGGATCAACCACCTCCTTACAACAGTGTTGTAATAGCTCCTGGCCTTGAGGTTGGACCTTGTCAACCACAGGCATCCAGCACAGGCAGACTGGAGAGACGCGTGGGCTCAGAAGGGACCATGACTGGGAAAGCAAACCCCGGAAGAGCTCTTCGGCTTCGGGGTCCACGGGTTGTATCCACTGCTCCTGATCTGCAAAGCTTGAGGGCACCCCCCAAAATGGAGCCTCTTACTCCACCTCCTGCCTATGAAGTCTGTTTTGCCCACCCTGATGACGATGATGTTTTCTATGAAGACAACTGGACActccactaa
- the Tmem139 gene encoding transmembrane protein 139 isoform X2: MVPSQLWGKLKKPFLLLGSSSLLLGLALLALEPKVSPVAYVFFCLAGFFFLACLLACCLEWGLQAMQRTMQTESPGVLGNARDNEAFEVPTYEQVVVVLDSQPQGHPQVLDQPPPYNSVVIAPGLEVGPCQPQASSTGRLERRVGSEGTMTGKANPGRALRLRGPRVVSTAPDLQSLRAPPKMEPLTPPPAYEVCFAHPDDDDVFYEDNWTLH, translated from the exons ATGGTGCCAAGCCAGTTGTGGGGGAAACTGAAGAAGCCATTTCTCTTGCTGGGTAGTTCCTCCCTCCTGCTGGGGCTGGCTCTGCTGGCCTTAGAGCCCAAGGTGTCCCCTGTTGCTTATGTCTTCTTCTGCTTAGCTGGCTTCTTCTTTCTTGCCTGCCTGCTGGCCTGTTGTCTGGAATGGGGCCTCCAAGCAATGCAGAGAACCATGCAGACCGAGAGCCCAGGGGTCCTGGGCAATGCACG GGACAATGAAGCTTTTGAAGTGCCAACCTATGAACAGGTCGTGGTGGTGTTGGATTCCCAACCACAGGGCCACCCTCAAGTGTTGGATCAACCACCTCCTTACAACAGTGTTGTAATAGCTCCTGGCCTTGAGGTTGGACCTTGTCAACCACAGGCATCCAGCACAGGCAGACTGGAGAGACGCGTGGGCTCAGAAGGGACCATGACTGGGAAAGCAAACCCCGGAAGAGCTCTTCGGCTTCGGGGTCCACGGGTTGTATCCACTGCTCCTGATCTGCAAAGCTTGAGGGCACCCCCCAAAATGGAGCCTCTTACTCCACCTCCTGCCTATGAAGTCTGTTTTGCCCACCCTGATGACGATGATGTTTTCTATGAAGACAACTGGACActccactaa
- the Casp2 gene encoding caspase-2 isoform X4 — translation MAAPNAGTHPPRQPKGLMAADRKGRVLAVCGMHPDHQETLKKNRVVLAKQLLLSELLEHLLEKDVITLEMRELIQAKVGSFSQNVELLNLLPKRGPQAFDAFCAALRETKQGHLEDLLLTTLSGLQPVLPPLSCDYDVNLPFPVCESCPPHKQLRLSADTVEHSLDNGDGPPCLQVKPCTPEFYQTHYQLAYKLQSRPRGLALVLSNVHFTGEKDLEFRSGGDVDHSTLVTLFKLLGYDIHVLHDQTAQEMQEKLQKFAQLPAHQVTDSCIVALLSHGVDGAIYGVDGKLLQLQEVFQLFDNANCPGLQNKPKMFFIQACRGGAIGSLGHLPLFTAATASLAL, via the exons ATGGCGGCGCCGAACGCGGGGACCCACCCGCCTCGTCAGCCTAAGGGACTGATGGCCGCTGACCGGAAAGGCAG GGTTTTGGCAGTGTGTGGTATGCACCCTGACCATCAGGAAACACTGAAAAAGAACCGCGTGGTGCTGGCCAAACAGCTGTTGCTGAGTGAGCTGTTAGAGCATCTCCTAGAGAAGGACGTCATCACCCTGGAGATGAGAGAGCTCATCCAG GCCAAAGTGGGCAGTTTCAGCCAGAATGTGGAACTCCTCAACTTGCTGCCAAAGAGGGGGCCCCAGGCGTTTGATGCCTTCTGTGCAGCACTGCGGGAGACCAAGCAAGGTCACCTGGAGGATCTGTTGCTCACAACCCTCTCTGGTCTTCAGCCTGTACTCCCACCG TTGAGCTGTGACTACGACGTGAATCTCCCTTTTCCAGTGTGTGAGTCCTGTCCCCCTCATAAGCAGCTCCGCCTGTCAGCAG ATACTGTGGAGCACTCCCTAGATAATGGTGATGGTCCTCCCTGCCTTCAAGTGAAGCCTTGTACTCCTGAGTTCTATCAGACTCACTACCAGCTG GCCTACAAGTTGCAGTCTCGGCCTCGTGGCCTGGCACTAGTGCTGAGTAACGTGCACTTCACTGGGGAGAAAGACCTGGAATTTCGCTCTGGAGGAGACGTGGACCACAGTACTCTGGTCACCCTCTTCAAGCTCTTGGGCTATGACATCCATGTTCTACACGACCAGACTGCACAG GAAATGCAAGAGAAACTACAGAAGTTTGCACAGTTACCTGCACACCAGGTCACCGACTCCTGCATAGTGGCACTCCTCTCTCATGGTGTGGATGGTGCCATCTACGGTGTGGATGGCAAGCTGCTTCAG CTCCAAGAGGTTTTTCAGCTCTTTGACAATGCCAACTGTCCAGGTCTACAGAACAAGCCGAAGATGTTTTTCATCCAAGCCTGCCGTGGAG GTGCTATTGGATCCCTTGGGCACCTCCCTCTGTTCACTGCTGCCACCGCCTCTCTTGCTCT